One window of bacterium genomic DNA carries:
- a CDS encoding DUF192 domain-containing protein yields the protein MRRLTVVLTAACVLAVFGSTSPRADADCTVPTFTYNHAVVTFAERGQTTRVQVEIADSEASRETGLMCRTSLAGDAGMLFVFGDDTNVPFWMKNTLIPLSIAFMDSKLRIVGLFDMPVASDPSSDEIPTYGPKAKYRYALEVNQGFFMQHGIDTRAKVDIVPSPSGH from the coding sequence ATGCGAAGACTGACCGTGGTGTTGACCGCCGCCTGCGTGCTGGCAGTGTTCGGTTCAACCAGCCCGCGTGCCGATGCGGACTGCACCGTCCCGACGTTCACCTACAACCACGCCGTCGTCACGTTTGCCGAGCGCGGGCAAACCACGCGCGTCCAGGTCGAGATCGCAGACTCCGAAGCCTCGAGGGAGACCGGGTTGATGTGCCGCACCTCCCTCGCGGGCGACGCGGGGATGCTGTTCGTCTTCGGAGACGACACGAACGTGCCGTTTTGGATGAAGAACACTCTGATTCCGCTGTCGATCGCCTTCATGGACAGCAAGCTGCGCATCGTCGGCCTGTTCGACATGCCGGTTGCCTCCGATCCGTCGAGCGACGAAATCCCGACATACGGCCCGAAGGCGAAGTACCGGTACGCCCTGGAGGTCAATCAGGGGTTTTTTATGCAACATGGGATCGACACCAGGGCCAAGGTCGACATCGTGCCGTCGCCCTCCGGGCACTAA
- a CDS encoding NAD(P)/FAD-dependent oxidoreductase: MADYDVIVIGAGPGGAESARTAVRAGLRTLLLEEHPTVGVPSHCTGKLSFHAFDELEIPRTLAHTAVSAAVLYSPSGVAVRVRRSTVDSYAVDRIVFDRWVAQRAQEAGAELVTGVRVTEAARVNGSVAVRGARAGRTFEARAPLVIDAEGSAPRLLEMLGVAIPRRHAFGLQYQIRGIGGVEQDTPEMFFGDDVAPGFFAWLMPVGNDTSRVGLAVDPQRTPRRPVWYLERLLASHPAMRGRMAGVVIERKVAGRIPLLTGTATTSADRVIVVGDAAGMVKATSGGGIYYAMTAGRIAGQMAARYVGGDGTALSAYERGWRRRIGREVRFTAFSRRAINRLSDAELDTVMRVIAESPRILASIADAGDTQFQSKLFGPLLRGLSAAMVRRPVVAPLVVKALVQGMFAQM, from the coding sequence GTGGCTGACTATGACGTGATCGTGATAGGCGCCGGGCCCGGCGGTGCGGAGTCCGCGCGGACGGCCGTTCGCGCCGGGCTGCGCACGCTGCTCCTCGAGGAACACCCGACGGTGGGCGTCCCCAGCCACTGCACCGGCAAGCTGTCGTTCCACGCGTTCGACGAACTGGAAATCCCCCGCACGCTCGCGCACACGGCGGTCAGCGCGGCTGTGCTCTATTCGCCGAGCGGGGTCGCGGTGCGGGTCCGGCGGTCCACCGTGGACTCATATGCGGTGGATCGGATCGTGTTCGACCGGTGGGTTGCGCAACGGGCGCAAGAGGCCGGCGCGGAGCTGGTGACCGGGGTCCGGGTGACCGAGGCGGCGCGGGTCAACGGCAGCGTCGCCGTCCGGGGCGCGCGCGCCGGCCGCACGTTCGAGGCGCGCGCGCCTCTCGTGATCGACGCGGAGGGATCGGCCCCGCGCCTGCTCGAGATGTTGGGCGTCGCGATTCCCCGGCGGCACGCGTTCGGCCTGCAGTACCAAATCCGCGGCATCGGCGGCGTGGAACAGGACACGCCCGAGATGTTCTTTGGCGACGACGTCGCGCCGGGCTTTTTCGCGTGGCTGATGCCGGTGGGAAACGACACGAGCCGCGTTGGGCTCGCCGTGGATCCTCAACGGACGCCGCGCCGGCCGGTGTGGTACCTTGAGCGGCTCCTCGCGTCTCATCCGGCTATGCGCGGCCGCATGGCGGGCGTCGTGATCGAGCGGAAGGTGGCCGGTCGGATTCCGCTGCTGACCGGGACGGCGACGACCAGCGCCGATCGCGTGATCGTCGTCGGTGATGCGGCGGGGATGGTGAAGGCAACGTCTGGCGGCGGCATCTACTACGCGATGACCGCCGGCCGGATCGCCGGTCAGATGGCCGCACGGTACGTCGGCGGGGACGGCACAGCGCTCAGCGCGTACGAGCGCGGATGGCGGCGTCGCATCGGACGCGAAGTCAGGTTCACGGCGTTCAGCCGGCGCGCGATCAACCGACTGTCCGACGCGGAGCTCGACACCGTCATGCGCGTCATCGCTGAGAGCCCGCGGATCCTCGCGAGCATCGCGGACGCCGGTGATACCCAGTTTCAGTCCAAGTTGTTCGGCCCGTTGCTGCGCGGCCTGAGCGCGGCGATGGTCCGTCGCCCGGTCGTCGCCCCGCTCGTCGTCAAGGCGTTGGTGCAGGGTATGTTCGCGCAGATGTAG